The following are encoded together in the Geobacter sulfurreducens PCA genome:
- a CDS encoding SDH family Clp fold serine proteinase, with amino-acid sequence MAGKSLKKPTTIVTPGVKEDVSEKADEKTYDLRDPSQLVALFTENENEDFIKISLSKYIESLIQSHNMASYNIVFLYDETRSISRYHSNQIYEAASSATDKKDILLILHSGGGQIEPAYLISKTCKSLTKKKFVVGIPRRAKSAATLISLGADEIHMGLMSELGPIDPQIGGYPALGLSNALNTLAGLACRFPDSADMFAKYLTDNLNLKDLGYFERVSESASQYAERLLAGKKFPAPSTAQSLANHFVNHYKDHGFVIDSDEATNLLGSNIIKQNTAEYLFANELYKFLDFASFLFSYFKKKEFYYVGDIRSGLSTRDKRNT; translated from the coding sequence ATGGCAGGGAAGAGCCTCAAAAAACCGACTACAATTGTAACTCCTGGAGTCAAGGAAGATGTTTCAGAAAAGGCGGATGAAAAAACTTATGACCTGAGAGACCCCTCACAATTAGTAGCGCTGTTCACAGAAAACGAGAATGAGGATTTCATCAAAATATCTCTGTCAAAATATATTGAGTCATTAATTCAATCCCATAACATGGCAAGCTATAACATTGTATTCTTGTATGACGAAACTAGATCTATAAGTAGATATCATTCAAATCAAATTTACGAAGCTGCTTCCAGTGCAACTGATAAAAAAGATATTTTGTTGATATTGCATAGCGGTGGTGGCCAAATCGAACCTGCTTATTTGATCAGTAAAACGTGTAAAAGTCTGACTAAGAAGAAATTTGTAGTAGGAATCCCGCGTCGCGCCAAATCTGCGGCAACTTTAATATCGCTTGGCGCTGACGAAATACACATGGGCTTGATGAGTGAACTTGGCCCGATTGACCCCCAAATAGGCGGCTATCCCGCTCTAGGCCTATCAAACGCCCTGAATACCTTGGCGGGTTTGGCTTGCCGATTTCCAGACTCAGCCGATATGTTTGCAAAATACTTAACTGACAACCTGAACCTAAAAGATCTAGGATACTTTGAACGGGTCAGTGAATCAGCATCACAATATGCGGAGAGATTATTGGCAGGTAAAAAATTTCCTGCTCCTAGTACTGCGCAAAGTTTGGCTAATCATTTCGTTAATCATTACAAAGACCATGGTTTTGTAATTGATTCTGATGAAGCTACAAACTTGCTTGGTTCCAATATTATAAAGCAGAACACAGCTGAATATTTGTTTGCGAATGAGTTATACAAGTTTTTGGATTTTGCTAGCTTTTTATTTAGCTATTTCAAAAAGAAAGAATTTTATTATGTAGGCGATATAAGGTCCGGATTATCAACTAGAGATAAACGTAACACTTGA
- a CDS encoding MerR family transcriptional regulator: MYRIGQLARQFGLSRSTLLYYDRIGLLSPSGRSESNYRRYSPADRDRLETICSLRRAGVDIRGIQAILASAGDGATDVLHRRLLEINREIGALQMKQRMLAGMLRLKGEGGPRTAVDKEMFVAMLRAAGMDDAAMKRLHTEFEQHSPEAHHQFLLSLGIPEHEALSIRAWSAGGEEPGTPPAAER; this comes from the coding sequence ATGTACCGGATCGGCCAACTGGCGCGACAGTTCGGGCTGTCGCGCAGCACCCTGCTCTACTATGACCGGATCGGCCTGCTTTCGCCCTCGGGCAGGAGCGAGTCCAACTATCGCCGTTATTCGCCCGCCGACCGGGACCGGCTCGAAACCATCTGTTCCCTGCGCCGGGCCGGAGTGGATATCCGGGGAATCCAGGCCATTCTGGCTTCGGCCGGCGACGGCGCCACCGACGTGCTGCACCGCCGCCTTCTTGAAATCAACCGGGAGATCGGCGCGCTGCAGATGAAACAACGGATGCTGGCGGGGATGCTCCGCCTGAAGGGTGAAGGGGGCCCCCGCACGGCAGTGGACAAGGAGATGTTCGTGGCGATGCTCCGGGCCGCCGGCATGGACGATGCCGCCATGAAGCGGCTCCACACCGAATTCGAGCAGCACAGCCCCGAGGCCCACCATCAGTTTTTGCTCTCCCTGGGCATCCCGGAGCACGAGGCGCTCAGCATCCGGGCCTGGTCGGCCGGAGGGGAAGAACCGGGGACGCCCCCTGCCGCGGAGCGGTGA
- a CDS encoding efflux RND transporter periplasmic adaptor subunit translates to MKKRIILTIIGLVAVIAVLGGIKALQIGTMIDHGKKFVPPPETVSTAPVKAESWETALTSVGTLTAVQGVTVAAELPGKVVQIAFEAGAPVARGALLLRQDTSNEEAQLPGALAEAKLARANLRRSDQLLAEGIIAQADHDSAVATANQAQAQVDNIRATIAKKSIRAPFSGRLGIRQVNLGQILREGDPIVTLQSMDPIFVDFTLPQQQLPQLRKGLTVRVTGDALPGETIEGRITAINPEVDAESRNIKVQATVANRGEKLRPGMFVNVAVGLPVQEKVLAIPATAVLYAPYSDSVFVVEDDKDKKGKVLRQQFVRLGTKRGDFVAVTSGLKEGEQVVSTGVFKLRNGQAAVVDNKLAPTFQQAPNPENN, encoded by the coding sequence ATGAAAAAACGCATCATCCTCACCATCATCGGCCTGGTGGCGGTCATTGCCGTGCTCGGCGGCATCAAAGCGCTGCAGATCGGCACCATGATCGATCACGGCAAGAAGTTCGTGCCGCCCCCCGAAACGGTTTCAACGGCACCGGTGAAGGCGGAGTCGTGGGAGACGGCCCTCACGTCGGTCGGCACACTGACCGCGGTGCAGGGGGTCACGGTGGCCGCCGAGCTGCCGGGCAAGGTGGTGCAGATCGCTTTCGAAGCGGGGGCGCCGGTGGCCAGGGGGGCCCTGCTCCTGCGCCAGGACACCAGCAACGAGGAGGCCCAGCTGCCGGGCGCCCTGGCCGAGGCGAAGCTGGCCCGCGCCAACCTGCGCCGCTCGGATCAGCTGCTGGCGGAGGGGATCATCGCCCAGGCCGACCACGACAGCGCCGTGGCCACGGCCAACCAGGCCCAGGCCCAGGTGGACAACATCCGGGCCACCATTGCCAAGAAGTCGATCCGTGCCCCCTTTTCTGGCCGCCTCGGCATCAGGCAGGTGAACCTGGGGCAGATCCTGCGGGAGGGGGACCCCATCGTGACGCTCCAGTCCATGGACCCGATCTTCGTGGACTTCACCCTGCCCCAGCAGCAGTTGCCGCAGCTGCGCAAGGGGCTGACGGTGCGGGTGACCGGCGACGCCCTGCCCGGTGAGACCATCGAGGGACGGATCACCGCCATCAATCCGGAGGTGGATGCCGAATCGCGCAACATCAAGGTCCAGGCCACGGTGGCCAACCGGGGGGAAAAGCTGCGCCCCGGCATGTTCGTGAACGTGGCGGTGGGGCTTCCCGTGCAGGAGAAGGTGCTCGCCATCCCGGCCACGGCGGTGCTCTACGCGCCCTACAGTGATTCGGTCTTCGTGGTGGAGGACGACAAGGACAAGAAGGGGAAGGTGCTGCGCCAGCAGTTCGTGCGCCTCGGCACCAAGCGGGGCGACTTCGTGGCGGTGACCAGCGGGCTCAAGGAGGGCGAGCAGGTGGTGAGCACCGGCGTCTTCAAGCTGCGCAACGGCCAGGCCGCGGTGGTGGACAACAAGCTCGCCCCCACGTTCCAGCAGGCACCGAATCCGGAGAATAATTAG
- a CDS encoding DUF2845 domain-containing protein encodes MNAPLRIVIAALLATAAPAVGGATETGTMMCAKGIVSIGTTAGEVLAKCGQPATATSREDRRVAREWQSSGGRRLTTVSIDDWIFNFGPNQFQYQVILENGRVVRIESLDYGY; translated from the coding sequence ATGAACGCACCGCTTCGCATCGTTATCGCCGCACTGCTGGCCACGGCAGCGCCCGCAGTTGGGGGCGCCACCGAAACAGGCACCATGATGTGCGCCAAGGGCATCGTCTCCATCGGGACCACGGCAGGGGAAGTGCTGGCCAAATGCGGCCAGCCCGCCACCGCCACGAGCCGCGAAGACAGAAGAGTCGCGCGTGAGTGGCAGAGCAGCGGCGGGCGGCGGCTGACCACCGTTTCCATTGATGACTGGATCTTCAACTTCGGTCCCAACCAGTTCCAGTACCAGGTGATCCTGGAAAACGGCCGCGTGGTGCGGATCGAGAGCCTGGATTACGGCTACTGA
- a CDS encoding LysE/ArgO family amino acid transporter produces MPSQLAIAPFLSGFGLGAGLIIAIGSQNAFVLRQGLKREHVFTVCTVCFLCDAVLIGLGAGGFGTLVGSSPRLMGLTLWGGAAFLFAYGLRSFHAALRPGKLEAADDGGSLDGLAKVVLTTLALSLLNPHVYLDTVLLLGSLAGQFAGRSRLLFALGAMGASLAWFYGIGYGARVLTPLFRKPAAWRALDLVVGCTMWGIAANLIWSDLTGG; encoded by the coding sequence ATGCCGAGCCAGCTTGCCATTGCGCCGTTTCTGAGCGGCTTCGGCCTCGGGGCCGGACTGATCATCGCCATCGGGAGCCAGAATGCCTTTGTGCTGCGCCAGGGGCTCAAGCGGGAGCACGTCTTCACGGTGTGCACGGTCTGCTTCCTCTGCGACGCGGTGCTGATCGGGCTGGGGGCGGGGGGCTTCGGCACGCTGGTGGGGTCGTCGCCGCGGCTCATGGGGCTCACCCTGTGGGGCGGGGCGGCCTTTCTCTTTGCCTACGGGCTCCGCTCGTTCCACGCGGCCCTGCGGCCGGGGAAGCTGGAGGCGGCCGACGACGGCGGCAGCCTGGACGGGCTTGCCAAGGTGGTCCTGACCACCCTGGCCCTGAGCCTCCTCAATCCCCATGTCTACCTGGATACGGTCCTGCTGCTGGGGAGCCTGGCGGGGCAGTTCGCGGGACGGTCCCGGCTCCTCTTCGCCCTGGGGGCCATGGGAGCTTCGTTGGCCTGGTTCTACGGGATCGGTTACGGGGCCAGGGTGCTGACGCCGCTCTTCCGCAAGCCCGCGGCCTGGCGGGCGCTGGACCTTGTGGTGGGCTGCACCATGTGGGGGATTGCGGCGAACCTGATCTGGTCTGATCTGACAGGAGGATGA